Proteins from a genomic interval of Burkholderia cepacia GG4:
- a CDS encoding ABC transporter permease subunit, producing the protein MSTLKSLLAWPVRRFNLTGGSAVVAGPYTWLVLFFLVPFVLVVKISFAELQLGIPPYTELASYADGVVHIALNLSHYAFLLTDSLYFATYVNSVMVAAITTLLCLLIGYPMAYYIARSNPATRNLLMMGVMLPFWTSFLIRVYAWIGILKNNGLLNNFLMWIGLTHTPIELYRTNYAVYIGMVYSYLPFLVMPLYAHLVKMDLRLLEAAYDLGAKPWRAFVQITLPLSKNGIIAGCLLVFIPAVGEYVIPELLGGANTLMIGRVMWNEFFNNADWPMASAVTCAMVLLLLVPMAMFQHFQAKEQEGRRR; encoded by the coding sequence ATGAGCACGCTCAAGTCCCTGCTCGCGTGGCCCGTGCGGCGCTTCAACCTGACCGGCGGCTCGGCGGTCGTCGCGGGGCCGTACACGTGGCTCGTGCTGTTCTTCCTCGTGCCGTTCGTGCTGGTCGTGAAGATCAGCTTCGCGGAGCTGCAGCTCGGCATCCCGCCGTACACGGAGCTCGCGTCGTACGCGGACGGCGTGGTGCACATCGCGCTGAACCTGTCGCACTACGCGTTCCTGCTCACCGACAGCCTGTATTTCGCGACCTACGTGAATTCGGTGATGGTCGCCGCGATCACGACGCTGCTGTGCTTGCTGATCGGCTATCCGATGGCGTATTACATCGCGCGTTCGAACCCGGCGACCCGCAACCTGCTGATGATGGGCGTGATGCTGCCGTTCTGGACGTCGTTCCTGATCCGCGTCTACGCGTGGATCGGGATCCTGAAGAACAACGGGCTCTTGAACAACTTCCTGATGTGGATCGGGCTGACTCACACGCCGATCGAGCTGTACCGCACGAACTACGCGGTCTACATCGGGATGGTGTATTCGTACCTGCCGTTCCTCGTGATGCCGCTGTACGCGCACCTCGTCAAGATGGACCTGCGCCTGCTCGAAGCCGCGTACGACCTCGGCGCGAAGCCGTGGCGGGCATTCGTGCAGATCACGCTGCCGCTGTCGAAGAACGGCATCATCGCGGGCTGCCTGCTGGTGTTCATCCCGGCGGTCGGCGAGTACGTGATTCCGGAACTGCTCGGCGGCGCGAACACGCTGATGATCGGCCGCGTGATGTGGAATGAGTTCTTCAACAACGCAGACTGGCCGATGGCGTCGGCCGTGACCTGCGCGATGGTGCTGCTGCTGCTCGTGCCGATGGCGATGTTCCAGCACTTCCAGGCGAAGGAGCAGGAGGGCCGCCGTCGATGA
- a CDS encoding ABC transporter permease subunit — protein sequence MKPNRYLQFAALFAGFAFLYIPIISLIVYSFNESKLVTVWSGFSFRWYSALVEDDELLTAAWLSLKIGVLTAFASVFIGTWAGFVLARMGRFRGFALFSGMINAPLVIPEVIQGISLLLLFIELAKWIGWPAERGVFTIWLGHVMLCISYVAIIVQSRVRELNPSLEEAALDLGATPLKVFFTITLPLISQALIAGWLLAFTLSIDDLVLSAFLSGPGSTTLPLVVFSRVRLGLNPEMNALATLFIVAVTAGVVIANFVMLRQERKRMAAFAT from the coding sequence ATGAAGCCGAATCGTTACCTGCAGTTCGCGGCGCTGTTTGCCGGCTTCGCGTTCCTGTACATCCCGATCATCAGCCTGATCGTCTATTCGTTCAACGAGTCGAAGCTCGTCACCGTGTGGTCGGGCTTCTCGTTCCGCTGGTACTCGGCGCTCGTGGAGGACGACGAACTGCTGACGGCCGCGTGGCTGTCGCTGAAGATCGGCGTGCTGACCGCGTTCGCGTCGGTGTTCATCGGCACGTGGGCCGGCTTCGTGCTCGCACGGATGGGCCGCTTTCGCGGCTTCGCGCTGTTCAGCGGGATGATCAACGCGCCGCTGGTGATTCCGGAGGTGATCCAGGGGATCTCGCTGCTGCTGCTGTTCATCGAACTCGCGAAGTGGATCGGCTGGCCGGCCGAGCGCGGCGTGTTCACGATCTGGCTCGGCCACGTGATGCTGTGCATCTCGTACGTCGCGATCATCGTGCAGTCGCGCGTGCGCGAACTGAACCCGTCGCTCGAGGAAGCCGCGCTCGATCTGGGTGCGACACCGCTGAAGGTGTTCTTCACGATCACGCTGCCGCTGATCTCGCAGGCGCTGATCGCGGGCTGGCTGCTGGCGTTCACGCTGTCGATCGACGACCTCGTGCTGTCGGCGTTCCTGTCGGGCCCCGGCTCGACGACGCTGCCGCTCGTGGTGTTCTCGCGCGTACGTCTCGGCCTGAACCCCGAGATGAACGCGCTGGCGACGCTGTTCATCGTCGCGGTGACGGCCGGCGTCGTGATCGCGAACTTCGTGATGCTGCGTCAGGAGCGCAAGCGGATGGCCGCGTTCGCGACTTGA
- a CDS encoding sulfite exporter TauE/SafE family protein, whose protein sequence is MLISLVLGGFVGAVLGLTGAGGGILAVPALVVGMGWPMQQATPVALVAVAGSAALGALEGFRRGLVRYRAALLMAVAGVPLTTLGVKLAHVLPQRVLLALFALTMLVVASRLLRQALRSAPGDTDTSPLCVGRINPDTGRLVWSWPVGLALASTGAVTGLMTGLLGVGGGFVIVPMLRKFTNVSMHGVVATSLMVIALVGTGGVVATLVSGTRAPLDMMLWFTVATAIGMAAGRSASRHLSARHVQAGFAAVLVCVALGLLAKAAFGA, encoded by the coding sequence ATGCTGATTTCCCTCGTACTGGGCGGCTTCGTCGGCGCCGTGCTCGGCCTCACCGGCGCGGGCGGCGGGATTCTCGCGGTGCCCGCGCTCGTGGTCGGGATGGGCTGGCCGATGCAGCAGGCCACCCCCGTCGCGCTCGTCGCGGTGGCGGGCAGCGCCGCGCTCGGCGCACTCGAAGGCTTTCGTCGCGGGCTCGTGCGCTATCGCGCGGCGCTGCTGATGGCGGTGGCCGGCGTGCCGCTCACGACGCTCGGCGTGAAGCTCGCGCACGTGCTGCCGCAACGCGTGCTGCTGGCGCTGTTCGCGCTGACGATGCTGGTCGTCGCGAGCCGCCTGCTGCGGCAGGCGCTGCGCAGCGCGCCCGGCGATACCGACACGTCGCCGCTGTGCGTCGGCCGCATCAATCCCGATACGGGCCGGCTCGTGTGGTCCTGGCCGGTCGGGCTCGCGCTCGCGTCGACCGGCGCGGTGACGGGGCTGATGACGGGGCTGCTCGGTGTCGGCGGCGGCTTCGTGATCGTGCCGATGCTGCGCAAGTTCACCAACGTGTCGATGCACGGCGTGGTCGCGACGTCGCTGATGGTGATCGCGCTGGTCGGCACCGGCGGCGTGGTCGCGACGCTCGTGTCGGGCACGCGCGCACCGCTCGACATGATGCTGTGGTTCACGGTCGCGACCGCAATCGGGATGGCGGCGGGCCGCAGCGCGTCCCGGCACCTGTCCGCGCGGCACGTGCAGGCCGGCTTCGCGGCCGTGCTCGTCTGCGTGGCGCTCGGGTTGCTCGCGAAGGCGGCGTTCGGCGCGTAA
- a CDS encoding bifunctional protein tyrosine phosphatase family protein/NAD(P)/FAD-dependent oxidoreductase, whose amino-acid sequence MTIRTLTDTLSVSPQIAATDLPALHAAGIRTIVCNRPDGEGPDQPTVAEIRAAAAPLGIAVHYLPVDTGKVTDDQAAQFGALVASLAGPVLAYCRSGTRSATLWALSQAGRRAPADLVATAAAAGYDLGALASRLAQDGRQAAPAVDAQHDIVIVGAGAAGVAVASSLLARDASLDIAVIDPADTHYYQPGWTMVGAGVFQPGTTARRMADLLPRGVKWIQAAVAGFEPDAHAVVLDGCRRIGYRKLVVCPGLKLDWHAIDGLAETLGRNGVTSNYRYDLAPYTWELVQAFRGGNALFTQPPMPIKCAGAPQKAMYLSCDHWRRAGRLGAANVEFLNAGGALFGVADYVPALMEYVKSYDIALSFGHNLVAIDGPARRATFRRALPDGGAETVERPFDMIHVVPPQKAPEFVRASPLADAAGWIDVDPATLRHKQFADIFALGDVTNTTNAKTAAAARKQAPVVAHNVLVSLGRAHGDAAYDGYGSCPLTVERGKIVLAEFLYGGKVAPTFPAWLIDGKRPSRLAWLLKERVLPPLYWKAMLKGREWLAKPAIAR is encoded by the coding sequence ATGACCATCCGCACGCTGACCGACACGCTGTCGGTCTCGCCCCAGATCGCCGCGACCGACCTGCCCGCGCTGCACGCGGCGGGCATCCGCACGATCGTCTGCAACCGCCCGGACGGCGAAGGCCCCGACCAGCCGACCGTCGCCGAAATTCGCGCCGCCGCCGCGCCGCTCGGCATCGCCGTGCATTACCTGCCGGTCGATACCGGCAAGGTCACCGACGACCAGGCCGCCCAGTTCGGCGCGCTCGTCGCGTCGCTCGCCGGCCCGGTGCTCGCGTACTGCCGCAGCGGCACGCGGTCGGCGACGCTGTGGGCGTTGTCGCAAGCGGGCCGGCGCGCGCCGGCCGACCTCGTCGCGACGGCCGCCGCGGCTGGCTACGACCTCGGCGCGCTGGCGTCGCGCCTCGCGCAAGACGGCCGACAGGCCGCGCCGGCCGTCGACGCGCAGCACGACATCGTGATCGTCGGCGCGGGCGCGGCCGGCGTCGCGGTCGCGTCAAGCCTCCTCGCGCGCGACGCGTCGCTCGATATCGCGGTGATCGATCCGGCCGACACGCATTACTACCAGCCCGGCTGGACGATGGTCGGCGCGGGCGTGTTCCAGCCCGGCACGACCGCGCGCCGGATGGCCGACCTGCTGCCGCGCGGCGTGAAATGGATCCAGGCGGCCGTCGCCGGCTTCGAGCCCGACGCGCACGCGGTCGTGCTCGACGGCTGCCGGCGCATCGGCTACCGCAAGCTCGTCGTGTGCCCGGGGTTGAAGCTCGACTGGCACGCGATCGACGGCCTCGCCGAAACGCTCGGCCGCAACGGCGTCACGTCGAACTATCGCTACGATCTCGCACCGTACACGTGGGAGCTGGTGCAGGCGTTCCGCGGCGGCAATGCGCTGTTCACGCAGCCGCCGATGCCGATCAAGTGCGCTGGCGCGCCGCAAAAGGCGATGTACCTGTCGTGCGATCACTGGCGGCGCGCGGGCCGCCTCGGCGCCGCGAACGTCGAGTTCCTGAATGCGGGCGGCGCGCTGTTCGGTGTCGCCGACTACGTGCCCGCGCTGATGGAATACGTGAAAAGCTATGACATCGCGCTGTCGTTCGGCCACAACCTCGTCGCGATCGACGGGCCGGCGCGACGCGCGACGTTCCGGCGCGCGCTGCCCGACGGCGGCGCGGAAACCGTCGAGCGTCCGTTCGACATGATCCACGTCGTGCCGCCGCAGAAGGCGCCCGAGTTCGTACGCGCGAGCCCGCTCGCCGACGCGGCCGGCTGGATCGACGTCGATCCGGCGACGCTGCGGCACAAGCAGTTCGCGGACATCTTCGCGCTCGGCGACGTCACCAACACAACCAACGCGAAAACTGCCGCGGCTGCGCGCAAACAGGCGCCCGTCGTCGCGCACAACGTGCTCGTGTCGCTCGGCCGCGCGCACGGCGACGCCGCATACGACGGCTACGGTTCATGCCCGCTCACCGTCGAGCGCGGCAAGATCGTGCTCGCCGAATTCCTGTACGGCGGCAAGGTTGCGCCGACCTTTCCCGCGTGGCTGATCGACGGCAAGCGTCCGTCGCGGCTCGCGTGGCTGCTCAAGGAGCGCGTGCTGCCGCCGCTCTACTGGAAGGCCATGCTCAAGGGTCGCGAATGGCTCGCGAAGCCCGCGATCGCACGTTGA
- a CDS encoding MBL fold metallo-hydrolase — protein MQNPIEDIPVSHAPTLSVEGFFDPATHTVSYLLLDTASRACALIDSVLDYDPKSGRTHTASADRLIARVAELGATVHWLLETHVHADHLSAAPYLKARVGGQIAIGAHVRRVQHVFGTLFNAGPGFAEDGSQFDRLLDDGDTLALGALTIRALHTPGHTPACLTYCVDDATQRAAFVGDTLFMPDYGTARCDFPGGDARTLYRSIARVLGLPPDTRLYLCHDYQPGGRDVQFVTTVAEQRRANVHVMDGVTEDDFVDMRTARDATLDMPVLMLPSVQVNMRAGHLPEPENNGVRYLKIPLDAI, from the coding sequence ATGCAGAACCCGATCGAGGACATTCCCGTGAGCCATGCCCCCACGCTGTCGGTCGAAGGCTTTTTCGACCCGGCGACCCACACCGTCAGCTATCTGTTGCTCGATACCGCGAGCCGCGCGTGCGCGTTGATCGACAGCGTGCTCGACTACGACCCGAAATCCGGCCGCACGCACACCGCCAGCGCCGACCGGCTGATCGCGCGCGTCGCCGAACTCGGCGCGACCGTGCACTGGCTGCTGGAAACGCACGTGCACGCCGACCACCTGTCGGCCGCGCCGTACCTGAAGGCGCGCGTCGGTGGCCAGATCGCGATCGGCGCGCACGTGCGCCGCGTGCAGCACGTGTTCGGCACGCTGTTCAATGCCGGGCCCGGCTTCGCGGAGGACGGCAGCCAGTTCGATCGCCTCCTCGACGACGGCGACACGCTCGCGCTCGGCGCGCTGACGATCCGCGCGCTGCACACGCCGGGCCACACGCCCGCGTGCCTGACCTACTGCGTCGACGACGCGACGCAGCGGGCGGCGTTCGTCGGCGACACGCTGTTCATGCCTGACTACGGCACCGCCCGCTGCGACTTCCCCGGCGGCGACGCGCGCACGCTGTACCGCTCGATCGCGCGCGTGCTGGGCCTGCCGCCCGACACGCGCCTGTATCTGTGCCACGACTACCAGCCGGGCGGCCGCGACGTGCAGTTCGTGACGACCGTTGCCGAGCAGCGCCGCGCGAACGTACACGTGATGGACGGCGTGACCGAGGACGATTTCGTCGACATGCGCACCGCGCGCGACGCGACGCTCGACATGCCCGTGCTGATGCTGCCGTCCGTGCAGGTCAACATGCGCGCCGGCCACCTGCCCGAGCCCGAAAACAATGGCGTGCGCTACCTGAAGATCCCGCTCGACGCGATCTGA
- a CDS encoding sigma-54 interaction domain-containing protein, which produces MNPHDTIPIVPASPRDVMPDVRALVAYLEQDPQPMIVVDPDYRILAANDAYRRQFGVAGIEHVGRHCFQVSHHYDVPCDQAGEHCPMKQARESRSLNRVLHIHHTPRGPEHVDVELRPIFDASGNVIAYVERLTTVRSASAQPSAEGLVGGADAFNAALGALQRVAPSMLPVLLLGESGTGKELFARALHEASERAMGPFVVVDCSGIAETLFESELFGYEKGAFTGANQRKPGLVETAQGGTLFLDEIGDVPLPMQVKLLRLIESGTFRRVGGVEALRADFRLVAATHKPLREMIDDGRFRQDLYYRINAFPIPLPALRERRGDVALLAESILWRIANARAGAGDALARPFVLTERARACLDAYAWPGNIRELRNVLERACLFADDGTIRVEHLPAELVAASAVPQARAADARGMSDAELVRIAGTFDGTRKALAEHVGMSERTLYRRMKALGLGVRDR; this is translated from the coding sequence ATGAATCCGCACGACACCATTCCGATCGTTCCCGCGTCGCCGCGCGACGTCATGCCCGACGTGCGCGCGCTCGTCGCGTATCTCGAACAGGATCCGCAGCCGATGATCGTCGTCGATCCCGACTACCGCATCCTCGCGGCGAACGATGCGTATCGGCGCCAGTTCGGCGTGGCGGGCATCGAGCACGTGGGCCGGCACTGCTTCCAGGTCTCGCATCACTACGACGTGCCGTGCGACCAGGCGGGCGAGCATTGCCCGATGAAGCAGGCGCGCGAATCACGCAGCCTGAACCGCGTGCTGCATATCCACCATACGCCGCGCGGCCCCGAGCACGTCGACGTCGAACTGCGGCCGATCTTCGATGCGTCCGGCAACGTGATCGCGTACGTCGAGCGGCTGACGACGGTACGCAGTGCGTCCGCGCAACCGAGCGCGGAAGGGCTCGTTGGCGGCGCCGACGCGTTCAATGCGGCGCTCGGCGCGCTGCAGCGGGTCGCGCCGTCGATGCTGCCCGTGCTGTTGCTCGGCGAGTCGGGCACCGGCAAGGAACTGTTCGCGCGGGCGTTGCACGAGGCGAGCGAGCGCGCGATGGGGCCGTTCGTGGTCGTCGATTGTTCGGGCATTGCCGAGACGCTGTTCGAGAGCGAGCTGTTCGGCTACGAGAAGGGCGCGTTTACCGGCGCGAACCAGCGCAAGCCGGGCCTCGTCGAGACCGCGCAGGGCGGCACACTGTTTCTCGACGAGATCGGTGACGTGCCGCTGCCGATGCAGGTGAAGCTGCTGCGGCTGATCGAGTCGGGGACGTTCCGGCGCGTCGGCGGCGTCGAGGCGCTGCGCGCGGATTTCCGGCTCGTCGCGGCGACCCACAAACCGCTGCGCGAGATGATCGACGACGGCCGGTTCCGCCAGGATCTGTACTACCGGATCAACGCGTTCCCGATTCCGCTGCCCGCGCTGCGCGAGCGGCGCGGCGACGTCGCGCTGCTGGCCGAATCGATCCTGTGGCGAATCGCGAATGCACGTGCCGGCGCGGGCGACGCGCTCGCGCGGCCGTTCGTGCTGACCGAGCGCGCACGTGCGTGTCTCGATGCGTATGCGTGGCCCGGTAACATCCGCGAGCTGCGCAACGTGCTCGAACGCGCGTGCCTGTTCGCGGACGACGGGACGATTCGCGTCGAGCATCTGCCGGCCGAGCTGGTCGCGGCATCGGCGGTGCCGCAGGCGCGCGCGGCGGACGCGCGCGGCATGTCGGACGCGGAGCTCGTGCGGATCGCGGGCACGTTCGACGGCACGCGCAAGGCGCTGGCCGAGCACGTCGGGATGAGCGAGCGCACACTGTACCGGCGGATGAAGGCCCTCGGGCTCGGGGTGCGCGACCGGTGA
- a CDS encoding M949_RS01915 family surface polysaccharide biosynthesis protein, producing the protein MKIRFPLRRLLLVAAVAAAALSGPAQAADYAWADALGAHAVTLARTESGDDVQLKVSATLDGKPDWTVRDYVKECPVDVILDVVPASIEMTDLLGNGRKQFLFAYKIGCRGDVSADQVKYFLIDQGAKYVLRGEERVTVNGKVMDGGAPPVPNADLKARPVFLRYMTKHWRAVSLHNYE; encoded by the coding sequence ATGAAGATCCGCTTCCCTTTGCGTAGGCTGCTTCTCGTTGCCGCTGTTGCTGCCGCTGCGTTGTCCGGTCCGGCACAGGCTGCCGACTACGCATGGGCCGATGCGCTCGGCGCGCATGCGGTGACGCTGGCCCGGACCGAATCCGGCGACGACGTTCAGCTCAAGGTGTCCGCGACGCTCGACGGCAAGCCCGACTGGACGGTGCGCGACTACGTGAAGGAATGTCCAGTCGACGTGATCCTCGACGTCGTGCCGGCGTCGATCGAAATGACCGACCTGCTCGGCAACGGCCGCAAGCAGTTCCTGTTCGCGTACAAGATCGGCTGCCGCGGCGACGTCAGTGCGGACCAGGTCAAGTACTTCCTGATCGACCAGGGGGCGAAGTACGTGCTGCGCGGCGAGGAGCGGGTCACTGTCAACGGCAAGGTCATGGACGGCGGTGCGCCGCCCGTGCCGAATGCGGACCTGAAGGCTCGGCCCGTGTTCCTGCGTTACATGACGAAGCACTGGCGCGCAGTCAGCCTGCACAACTACGAATAG
- a CDS encoding MerR family transcriptional regulator, which translates to MRLKVGELAKRSGLTVRTLHHYHAIGLLTPSARADNGYRLYDRDDVARLHQIQALRRFGLSLAEIGDYLNQPGTPLVELVAKQIASLDHQLAQAAQLRERLVHLHAQLAAGTEPELADWLTTLELMTVYDKYFSEEELARLPMYQKSQAGDAEWIALVDDVRALHDAGVPAEDERTRALASRWMTLLVRDTNNDPRLLAKLNLMHEHEPAMQSKIGISTALRDYVLRASSETKMRIFEKYLAPDEIRFMRAHYGDRAMAWPQLMGDVRDAIDAGVEPASPEGRALAQRWLDLFCSYAGHDPATHAKFRHAMMNEPALTQDSWVDDTLLGFVREAMAQLAPAR; encoded by the coding sequence ATGCGGCTGAAAGTGGGAGAACTGGCGAAACGCAGCGGACTGACCGTCCGCACGCTTCATCACTATCACGCGATCGGCCTCTTGACGCCTTCGGCGCGTGCCGACAACGGCTACCGGCTGTACGACCGCGACGACGTCGCCCGGCTCCACCAGATCCAGGCCCTGCGTCGCTTCGGACTGTCGCTCGCCGAAATCGGCGACTACCTGAACCAGCCCGGCACCCCGCTCGTCGAGCTCGTCGCGAAACAGATCGCGTCGCTCGACCACCAGCTCGCGCAAGCTGCGCAGCTGCGCGAGCGGCTCGTGCACCTGCACGCGCAGCTCGCCGCGGGCACCGAGCCGGAACTGGCCGATTGGCTCACCACACTGGAGTTGATGACCGTGTACGACAAATACTTTTCCGAGGAAGAACTCGCGCGCCTGCCGATGTACCAGAAGAGCCAGGCGGGCGACGCCGAATGGATCGCACTCGTCGACGACGTTCGCGCGCTGCACGACGCGGGCGTACCCGCCGAGGACGAACGCACCCGCGCGCTCGCCAGCCGCTGGATGACGCTGCTCGTGCGCGACACGAACAACGACCCGCGGCTGCTGGCGAAGCTGAACCTGATGCACGAACACGAACCGGCGATGCAGTCGAAGATCGGCATTTCGACCGCGCTGCGCGACTATGTGCTACGCGCGTCGTCGGAAACCAAGATGCGGATCTTCGAGAAGTATCTCGCGCCGGACGAGATTCGCTTCATGCGGGCGCACTACGGCGACCGTGCGATGGCATGGCCGCAACTGATGGGCGACGTGCGCGACGCGATCGATGCGGGCGTCGAACCTGCTTCGCCGGAAGGCCGCGCGCTCGCGCAGCGCTGGCTCGACCTGTTCTGCAGCTATGCCGGCCACGATCCGGCCACGCATGCGAAATTCCGCCACGCGATGATGAACGAGCCGGCGCTGACGCAGGATTCGTGGGTCGACGACACGCTGCTCGGCTTCGTGCGGGAGGCGATGGCGCAGCTTGCGCCAGCACGCTGA
- a CDS encoding efflux transporter outer membrane subunit has protein sequence MELSMNLKTKAARALAAASLAGPLAGCAWFAPSGEPPAMPSPAHYGAAPQVQQTVAAQGVAQQFEVGAQPVPDWWTQYRSDALNALVDEGLRNSPTLSAASHSLDAAREQLRGQIGSSMLPSIDAGGQATRQRALGVPIPALGAPTLLYDTFVGQLQASYTVDLFGVSRFANRALAKRVDVSAFQLESARRALAANIVTASITVSVLNAQIATTERLVALANDQAHDAQRRYALGSASHSDALTAQQSADTFAASLPALRQQRDSARHALAVLVGRTPDRPPADLTLADLHLPAQVPVVVPSDLLQSRPDIQAADAGLKAAAAEVGVATAQLFPQLSLSAAMGKGGFSWPTMLSGAGSIWNVGASLSQPLFHGGALLAQRRAAKATYAAAVDQYKQTVLSAFQNVADSLAALEHDAQALDASSRAALSARGAYDDAAARVRLGALPPSAARASELQYRNARLDEIRATGARFADTARLYQAMGTPPADATGKAGKAGTAGNADQDAPGAQARAATPDAPPSPQ, from the coding sequence ATGGAACTGTCGATGAACCTGAAAACGAAGGCCGCGCGGGCGCTCGCGGCCGCGAGCCTCGCCGGCCCGCTCGCCGGCTGCGCGTGGTTCGCACCGAGCGGCGAGCCGCCCGCGATGCCGTCGCCCGCGCATTACGGCGCCGCGCCGCAAGTGCAGCAGACCGTCGCCGCGCAAGGCGTCGCGCAGCAATTCGAAGTCGGCGCGCAACCCGTGCCGGACTGGTGGACGCAGTACCGCTCCGATGCGCTGAACGCGCTCGTCGACGAAGGGCTGCGCAACAGCCCGACGCTCAGTGCGGCGTCGCATTCGCTGGATGCCGCGCGCGAACAGCTGCGCGGGCAGATCGGCAGCTCGATGCTGCCGTCGATCGACGCGGGCGGCCAGGCCACGCGCCAGCGTGCGCTCGGCGTGCCGATCCCCGCGCTCGGCGCGCCGACGCTGCTGTACGACACGTTCGTCGGGCAACTGCAGGCGAGCTATACGGTCGACCTGTTCGGCGTGTCGCGTTTCGCGAACCGCGCACTCGCGAAGCGCGTCGACGTCAGCGCGTTCCAGCTCGAATCGGCGCGCCGCGCGCTCGCCGCGAACATCGTCACCGCGTCGATTACGGTCTCGGTGCTCAACGCGCAGATCGCCACGACCGAACGGCTCGTCGCGCTCGCGAACGACCAGGCGCACGATGCGCAACGCCGCTACGCACTCGGCTCGGCGTCGCACAGCGACGCGCTGACCGCGCAGCAGAGCGCCGACACGTTCGCAGCAAGCCTGCCCGCGCTGCGCCAGCAGCGCGACTCGGCGCGCCATGCGCTGGCGGTGCTGGTCGGCCGCACGCCCGACCGGCCGCCCGCCGATCTCACGCTCGCCGACCTGCACCTGCCCGCGCAGGTGCCCGTGGTCGTGCCGTCGGACCTGCTGCAAAGCCGCCCCGACATCCAGGCCGCCGATGCGGGGCTGAAAGCGGCGGCGGCCGAAGTGGGCGTCGCGACCGCGCAGCTGTTCCCGCAACTGTCGCTGTCGGCGGCGATGGGTAAAGGCGGCTTCAGCTGGCCAACGATGCTGTCGGGCGCCGGCTCGATCTGGAACGTCGGCGCGTCGCTGAGCCAGCCGCTGTTCCACGGCGGCGCGCTGCTCGCGCAGCGGCGCGCGGCGAAGGCAACCTACGCGGCCGCAGTCGACCAGTACAAGCAGACCGTGCTGAGCGCGTTCCAGAACGTCGCCGATTCGCTTGCCGCGCTCGAGCACGATGCCCAGGCACTCGATGCGTCGTCCCGCGCCGCGCTGTCCGCGCGCGGCGCGTATGACGACGCGGCCGCCCGTGTGCGGCTCGGTGCATTGCCGCCGTCCGCCGCGCGCGCAAGCGAATTGCAATACCGCAACGCACGGCTCGACGAGATTCGCGCGACCGGCGCGCGCTTCGCGGATACCGCGCGGCTCTATCAGGCGATGGGTACGCCGCCGGCCGACGCGACCGGCAAGGCCGGGAAAGCCGGCACGGCCGGCAACGCGGATCAAGACGCCCCCGGCGCCCAGGCACGAGCGGCCACACCCGACGCGCCGCCGTCACCGCAATAA